In Komagataeibacter sp. FNDCR2, the following proteins share a genomic window:
- the motA gene encoding flagellar motor stator protein MotA, giving the protein MLFLGGLFFALLCVFGSFVASGGALAPLAKSMPFELLTIVGAALGIFVMGNSKEALKQAPGYLKLTLHGARYDKAAYLELLVTLFRFTRLAQAKGNMALEEHIENPAESSIFAMSPSVRDDVEVRNMICDYLRLVSLNMGDAYQLDEVMARELKKNITEKLHMSECLQSIADALPALGIVAAVLGVIKTMASISKPPAILGAMIGGALVGTFLGVLLSYGVVAPLAGRMRDVIMQDGRYPDIIRIVLVAHLQGNPPQVSAEIGRKDIPHAFMPTFSELDSILSESSNPPTGTA; this is encoded by the coding sequence TCAATGCCCTTCGAATTGCTGACGATCGTCGGCGCGGCCCTTGGAATATTCGTGATGGGCAATTCCAAGGAGGCGCTCAAGCAGGCGCCCGGCTACCTGAAGCTGACACTCCACGGCGCGCGGTATGACAAGGCGGCCTATCTTGAACTGCTGGTCACGCTTTTCCGTTTCACGCGCCTTGCGCAGGCCAAGGGCAACATGGCGCTGGAAGAGCATATCGAGAACCCGGCGGAAAGCAGCATCTTCGCCATGTCCCCCAGCGTTCGTGATGATGTGGAAGTCCGCAACATGATCTGCGACTATCTTCGTCTGGTCAGCCTCAATATGGGTGACGCCTACCAGCTGGACGAGGTGATGGCGCGTGAACTCAAGAAAAACATCACGGAAAAGCTGCATATGTCGGAATGCCTGCAAAGCATCGCGGATGCCCTGCCGGCACTGGGCATCGTGGCCGCCGTGCTGGGCGTGATCAAGACGATGGCGTCAATCAGCAAGCCCCCCGCCATTCTGGGCGCCATGATCGGTGGCGCCCTGGTGGGTACCTTCCTCGGCGTGCTTCTGTCCTATGGTGTCGTGGCCCCACTGGCGGGAAGGATGCGCGATGTGATAATGCAGGATGGGCGTTATCCGGATATCATCAGAATCGTTCTTGTGGCCCATCTGCAGGGTAATCCGCCACAGGTCAGTGCTGAAATCGGGCGCAAGGATATACCACACGCTTTCATGCCCACGTTCAGTGAACTTGATTCCATTCTTTCGGAATCATCAAACCCGCCGACAGGAACAGCCTGA